The region CTTCTGCAATAACAGCTATATCGTGAGAAATGTAAATCATTGCCATATTAAGTTTCTTTTGAATAATACGTATTTCTTTCAAGATTCTATCCTGAACAATCACATCCAATGCAGTGGTAGGTTCGTCAGCAATGATCACCCTTGGGTCACATGAAAGTGCCATAGCAATTACAGCACGCTGTTTCATACCACCACTGTATTGGTGAGGGTACTGATCCATTCTTGACGGATCTAAACCCACAAGTTCGAAAAGCTGGGCAACTTTTTCTCTTGCTTTATCCACTGGTACTTCAGGATAATGGTTCTGTATTGCCTCAACTATCTGATCTCCTACTCTGTAAACTGGGTTAAGAGAATTCATAGCCGCCTGAAAAATCATAGATACACCACGCCATCTATATTTTCTCATTTCAGACTCAGGAAGTGAAACCAGATCAACTGGACCATTACCCATATCAAAAAGAACCTTTCCAGCTTTAAACTCGGCATTGTCTGGAAGAAGCCTCAGCACAGTCATCGATATTGATGTCTTTCCACAACCTGATTCACCTACTATTCCCAAACTTTCTCCAGCGTCAAGATCAAAGTTTATACCATCGACAGCCTTCACATAACCCATTTTTGTTTTGTAATACATCTTCAAGTCTTTCACAGAAAGTAGCAACTTCATCACCTCTTTCTGAGTCTTGGGTTAACTATTTCTTCCAAACCTCTACCAAGGAAATAAAAAGCTGAACAAAGCAAAGTTATACAGGCGCCGGCCGGGACCCATAGCCACCAGAAAGTTCCTATGCTTGCACCCATCAGATAACCTGACGATTCAGCCATTTGAATTATTACTCCCCAGCTCATTCTTATATTGGCAAGCCCTAAAAATGACAGAGTAGCTTCTGTAAAAATGGCCCCCGTGACATTCAACATCATATACAGAAATGACAGCGGAAGAATATTGGGGATAATGTGCTTGAAAATTATATAAGCATCGCTTGCGCCGGCAGATTTCGCGGCCTCTATGAACGGTCTGACTTTGACCGTAAGTGCCTGAGCCTTGAGAACCAGTGTTATCGAGCCAAATCCAGATAGCAGGCCTATAATAACAGCCAGTCTGAAAAGTGTTAAATCGATAAAGGCACTCAAAACCATCAATAAAGCCAAACTTGGAAAAAGCATTACAATGTCAGCAAGCCTCATAAAGAAAGTATCTATAACCCCGCCATAATAAGCAGAACTTGCTCCGATTATCGTACCTATAACAACCGTTATCAGTGCTGCTGTTATACCAAGAACAAACTCACGTGGGGTACTGTACATAACCATCGACAATATATCTCTACCAAGTGGATCCGTACCAAGTGGGTGTCTTAAAGATGGTGGTGACGGATGACTGATTACTTCTGGGTCGAACCCGACAATCGGGTCGTAAGGTAGGAAAGTCTGATAACCATATGGGTCATCTTTCCAGAAAATATTTTTCATCACAACTGGATAAAGAGGATAGATCAAACCAAAAATCGCAAAAAAGATTATCACACCAAGCCCAAAAACTGCAAGTTTCCTTTCTTTAAACAGTTCCCAGTTGGTTTTGAACGATCTCAACCACAACTTGAAACGTATCTTCCACAATGGTTCCTTTATCACTGCTTCAACCATCATATCACTCCTCAGTACCTGATTCTCGGATCTAAGAAGGCATACAATATGTCGGCCACAAGATGCGCAACCAAAACAAAAACGCCCGTAAAGACAAGACAACCAATCAGCAGTGGACTGTCCTGCTGGTTAAGTGCTTCAAGGTAAAGCCTTCCTAATCCAGGCCACGAGAACATCGTTTCTGTGATTATTCCTCCGCCTATGGTGAACCCAAGACTTATCACAAAGTTAGTTACAAGCGGCAAAAGTGCGTTCCTCGCTGCGTGTTTATCTCTCACTACCTTATCTGGCAGCCCCTTCGCTTTTGCTGTAGTTATATAGTCCTCTCTTATAACATCAAGCATGGTATCACGCATGACAAGCATACTACCGGCAAATGTGTAAAGAGTCAAAGTAATAACTGGCAAAACCATATGCTTTATAATATCCCAGGCATAAGTACCCTTGCCTGAGGAAATCCATATCAAAATTGAAATCAGAACAGCGCCTGCTAAGGATGTATAGAGTAAAGTTTTCTTGGCGGGTATCGTCTTGAGTCTTTGAGAAATTATCGCCGCAATTAAAAATACAACCAGGAAAATAAATGCATTCAACATTAATTTTAAGAAAACATCCTGTGCTGAAAACGGGACATCTCTCCATAAATTCGGTTCAATAAACTGATTCAAAGGCAGTATTCCCAGGATAACCCCAAAGAGCCATATATTGAATATAGCCAGAAGGGGAAGAAATATTGTCCAAAAGATAATTCCAGTAAAGGTCGTTACCTTGTCAGCAATCTTGCCTCTGCTCCACGCTGCCTTTTTTCCCAGATTATATCCAAGTGCGTAAGAGACCAGTGTTGCTGTCACAAAAAGGAAAACAGTTCTTGGCAATCTTTCCATTATAAGTGTGGTGACTTTTCTGGGAAAGTAGGAAAAAGAAACTCCAAGATCCAGTACCAGGAAATTTTTCATGTAATACAGATATCTTGTAAAAACAGGCTTATCAAAACCAAACTGTCTTTTGAGGTTTTCTCTTATTTCAGGAGTGATCTTCGGATTCATCAAATATTTATCGAGGAAACTACCAGGTAGAGCCTCCATTAACCAGAAAACAATTGTTACATAAATAAACAGGAGTATAACTATCTGCACTATTCTCTCGCTAAGAAATCTGACCACTTTCTACCTCCTCCTCAGCTGTCAAAATCCAACCGCCCCATCAGGGGGCGGTTGGTAAATAAGGTAAGCCAAAGTTTTCTATCACTCAGCAGCTTTGACCAAAGTAGGTGTGCCGTATACATACTGCAAACCAGAAAGTGTCTTCTCATATGGGAAAACAACTTGATCTGACCTGTAAGCCTCTGTTACTGGCGTATCAAACAGAACAAGATATGGAAGGTCTTCTGCCAGGATTTCTTGAAGTTTGAAGGAAAGTTCTCTTGCCTTGTTTATATCAGAAGCCGCAAGGAATTCATCAGCAAGTTTGTCAAATTCTGGATTGTTGTAACCCGCAGCATTGAAATCTCCCACACCAGAGCGTCTGCTGTGGAAGAAATCTGCAACATGATCTGGATAGTAGCCAAGACTCCAACCAAGCATGTAAATATCAAAATTAAATGGTTCGTCAAAAACTCTCTGAACAATCAGGTTGAAATCAACCAAATTAGCCTTAATTGGAATACCAATCTCATTTGCCCATCTTTCAATGTAAAGTGCCATAGTGGCTCTCATAGGATCATAACCAGCACCCGGGGCAAGAAGTTCAATCTGCTCAATTCTCTGCCCGTCTGGTCCAATCAAGCCTCTACCCTGTCTGACAACATTGTTACCTTCTATCTTTGGTTCAACTACCCATCTGAAACCTGCTTTTTTCAACAGATCAATCGCGAGTTTCCTTCTATCGCCGGAGCTCAGACCATATCCTGGAGACAGTTTTTCAACATTCGGATTGTACCAGAAGGTATTTCCAGAAGGAACAACGCCATACTGTGGAAATGCCTGTCCACCAAGAACTCTCGAAGTGAGGAATTCACGATCTACCAGAGCAGCTATTGCCTGTCTGAATTCTTTTATGTTCATTGGAAATCTTCTCATGTTGAAGCACATATACCTGAATCCATTGACACTATTCTTTATGATCTTTACATTTGCTATCTTTGCAAGCTGATCTTCTTCACCTTTTTGCAAACCGAGCGAATTGAATATGAAGCTTACATCTCCGTTTATTAAAGCCGTAATAGCTGCCGACCTGTTTAGATACATTCTGTAAACGATATTCTCAACATATGGACCAGTCACGAGCTCAAGTTCTTTCTCGCCAGCAGCCTCTCCATAACCCGTCCATACAAAACCTGTATTTGGATTCTCAATTTTCACTGCTCCATTTTTGTAGAGGGTTAGAACACTTCCTTTATCATAGTAGTCATCTCTTGCCTCAATTTCTATAAATGCTCCTTTTTCCCATCTCTTGAAAGCAAATGCACCAAGGATTGGCTCATCAGATGTGTCGTAGTTGTAAATTGTCTGAAGAGGATTTCCAGTTTTGAAAGCCTCTTCGATCTTCGGTTCCCAATACTTTTTCTGCAGAATTGGTACCATCAGCGCACCAAAGTTTGCTTTTGCAAGGCTTGGCTGAGTGAAATAAGCTTTAACTGTGAAATCATCAACTTTTTCTGCCTTCACGAAATAATCCTTGTCAATATAACTCGCCCAGTTTCCACCTAGACCGTAATCAGTTATCAGCTTTCTCACTGTGTTCAAAGTCCAGACCACATCATCTGCGGTAAACTGAGTTCCATCAGACCACACAGCATCTGTTCTAAGTTTTACAGTATAAACCCACAAATCTCCCTCTTGGACAATTTCTGGCAGGTCTGCTGCGAGACTCGGTACCCAGTCAAATCTGACATCAGAATAGGAGTAAAGACCAGGATATCTTGGTGACAGCACATACCCTGTCCAGACAGTTGCGTTCGGTCCAAGATAATCCCATATGTTCAAAGATATGGGCTCCTGCAAAAACGCCCAGTTAACAGTTTGTGCGAAAGCGAAAGCCGCGACAACAAGTAGCATCAAAGCAAGGAATTTCTTCATTCCCACTACCTCCCTTCATAGGATAGTCTAAACCGATTATACAATCTGTTACATAATCAGTCAAATTGCTATACCCAAGCGCCTCACGACCATCTATATTTTCTGTACTTTCTCAAAATTTCCAATACATAATCGATATCGTAATCAGTGTGGTCTGCATTTATCTGAAATCTTATAGTTTCATCCCCTTTCGGTACTACAGGATAATTCAGACCAGTAGCTAAAATGCCGTTATCAAGTAGATATTTCACAATATCCAATGTTCTTCTGGTGTCTCTAACAAGCAAGGGAACTATCGGATGCTCACTGGCAATAGTCTCATATCCTGCTTCAGATAAGCCTTTTCTGAATCTCTCCGCAAGCTCCCTTAAATGTTTCAACCTCATCTCACCTTCTTCGCTATCCAGAATTTCCAACACTCTAAGCGCACACGCTGCTTCAGCAGGTGTTATAGGATTGGAATAAATATAGGTAATCGCCTTTTCTCTGAGATAGGTGGTTAGAGTTTCATTTGAAACTACATAGCCGCCATTAACCCCAAAAGCTTTTCCAAGAGTTCCTATCAGGATGTCTGCCATCGCACCCGTCATCTCTTCGGTACCACGACCTGTTGAACCGAAAGCTCCAACACCATGAGAATCGTCAACAATTGTTATTATATTTTCCTCAAAATTGCTATCATAGTGGTTGACAATCTCCGCTATCCGATGCAGTGGAGCATAGTCTCCCCTCATGCTGAACACACCATCTGTTACAATAATCAATCTCCTGGCTCTGCCAGTACTATTTCTAATCTTTTCTTCGAGATCTTCCATATCCAAATGCTTATAAACAAATTTGTCTTTCGGTCTGGAAAGTTTTATTGCGTTGATAATGCAGTTATGGTTGAGTTCATCACTGATAATAATTGTTTCATCTGTTACAAGTGAAGAAATCACGCCTATAACAGTTACATAAGCTGCGCTGTATATCATTGCATCTTCTCTTGAATGAAATTGTGCGAGTTTTTTTTCAAGTTCCCTGTGTGGAAAATAAGTTCCACTGATGAATCTAACGGCTCCGGGGCCAACACCATATTTTCTTGCAGCTTCTTCCTCAATTTTGATGATTTCATCTTTCAGAGACATCCCAAGATAAGAATTGGAATTCATTCTTATAAATTCTCTATCACCATAACCTTTCAGTAAAAATCTTGGTCCTTTTTTACCCTGTGGTTTTTTCACATCAACAATTACGAATTCTTTGCCCTTCGCTCTCCCTTCCATCGAGAGCCGCTCAAGTTCATCTCTCAGGACACCTGTGATCCTTGATAAAGGCATTGTTACACCTCCTTTTGTATTTGCACATTTATTTTACAACATCCTCAAAATTAACCGAACAAATGATTTTGAATTTCCATAACATTTGAGGTAAGCTCTTTTTTGTGGCAGGGAGGGATGATTATGAAAGCCATAACAAAAACACACATGGCGGCAGGATTGAAAATGAAAGATATTCCAGAACCTTCGAACTTGAAACCAACAGAAGTTCTGGTAAAGGTTAGAAAAGTTTCAATATGCGGCTCTGACGTACATATTTATAAATGGGACGACTGGGCACAGAAACATATTAAACCACCAATGACAGTGGGGCATGAATTTGCTGGAATAGTTGAAGCTGTCGGAGAAGCTGTAACAATGGTAAAAGTAGGAGATTATGTTGCGGCAGAAACACATATACCATGTCAGCACTGTTATCAATGCAAAACTAACCGTATGCATATATGCAAAGATATGAAGATTCTCGGCGTGGATATAGATGGTGCTTTCGCAGAATATGTCAGGGTACCAGAGATTGTCCTGTGGAAAGTTTCGAAAGAGATACCAGAAGAATTTGCATCTGTTATGGAACCATTTGGAAATGCTGTACATACAGCACTTGTTGAAGATTTGACAGGTAAAACAGTTCTTATAACCGGTGTTGGTCCAATAGGAGCTATGGCAATCCAGGTTGCAAAAGCTTCTGGTGCTTCACTGGTGATAGCTTCAGAAATAAAACCCTTCAGAAAGAACCTTGCAAAAATAAACGGCGCAGATGTCGTAATAGATCCAAGAGAAGAGAATCTGACTCAAAAAGTGATGAAATTGACAGGTGGAGATGGCGTAGACATTTTGCTTGAAATGTCTGGCAGCAGCACAGCACTTGAACAGGGATTACAGAGCCTCACCAGAGGTGGCAGTGCCTCTATACTCGGTGTTTTCAGTACCAGAATTCAGATTCCCATAGATGAACTCATAACTTTCAAAGGTATAAAGCTTTTTGGAATAACTGGCAGAAAAATGTTCGAAACATGGAGAATAGCTGACCAGTTATTGAAAAGCAAAAAGATAGACCTTTCGAAAGTAGTTACACACATGATTTCTTTTAAAGACTGGGAAAAAGGTTTTGAATTAATGTTGAATGGTGAATGTGGAAAAGTGGTTATGAGTGTAGAATGAGGGGATTTTTCCCCTCATTCTATCATTAGAAGATAAGGATAATGCGGCTGACCTCCGTCATGAATATCAATCTGAACCTCATCTATAACCTTTTCTAAGGATTCTTTTATTGCATTTACTTCTTCATCGACAGCATCCTGCCCAGTAAATATCGTCACTACCTCTTTACCGCGCAGATCAAGCGCTGTTAAAGCTCTATTTAATGCCTGCTTAAGTGACAAACCATGGGAAATCAATTTTTTACCTCTCATTACCATATACTCACCTTTTTTGATTTTTGTTCCATTGTGTCTTGCATCTCGCACAGCTCTGGTAATACTCAAAGGTATGATATATTTTGCCGCTTCGATGAATTTTTCTCTAAGTCTGTCAAGCTCTTCGTTTGGATCAAAACTCATCATAGATGATATGCATTCCTGAACGGTCTGGGTTGGAATTACGATAACATTTTTGCCTTTTGTATTTTCCGCGGCTTGCTTTGCCGCCAGGAAAATGTTAGGGTTGTTTGGAAACAGAAAAATTATCTCTGCGTTCACTCTATCTATCGCAAATTTCAAATCTGCCGTGCTTGGATTCATAGTCTGGCCACCACGCACAACCTGATCAACGCCGAGATTTTTCAAAATTTCAGAAATTCCAT is a window of Pseudothermotoga elfii DSM 9442 = NBRC 107921 DNA encoding:
- a CDS encoding aminotransferase class I/II-fold pyridoxal phosphate-dependent enzyme, with product MPLSRITGVLRDELERLSMEGRAKGKEFVIVDVKKPQGKKGPRFLLKGYGDREFIRMNSNSYLGMSLKDEIIKIEEEAARKYGVGPGAVRFISGTYFPHRELEKKLAQFHSREDAMIYSAAYVTVIGVISSLVTDETIIISDELNHNCIINAIKLSRPKDKFVYKHLDMEDLEEKIRNSTGRARRLIIVTDGVFSMRGDYAPLHRIAEIVNHYDSNFEENIITIVDDSHGVGAFGSTGRGTEEMTGAMADILIGTLGKAFGVNGGYVVSNETLTTYLREKAITYIYSNPITPAEAACALRVLEILDSEEGEMRLKHLRELAERFRKGLSEAGYETIASEHPIVPLLVRDTRRTLDIVKYLLDNGILATGLNYPVVPKGDETIRFQINADHTDYDIDYVLEILRKYRKYRWS
- a CDS encoding ABC transporter permease gives rise to the protein MVRFLSERIVQIVILLFIYVTIVFWLMEALPGSFLDKYLMNPKITPEIRENLKRQFGFDKPVFTRYLYYMKNFLVLDLGVSFSYFPRKVTTLIMERLPRTVFLFVTATLVSYALGYNLGKKAAWSRGKIADKVTTFTGIIFWTIFLPLLAIFNIWLFGVILGILPLNQFIEPNLWRDVPFSAQDVFLKLMLNAFIFLVVFLIAAIISQRLKTIPAKKTLLYTSLAGAVLISILIWISSGKGTYAWDIIKHMVLPVITLTLYTFAGSMLVMRDTMLDVIREDYITTAKAKGLPDKVVRDKHAARNALLPLVTNFVISLGFTIGGGIITETMFSWPGLGRLYLEALNQQDSPLLIGCLVFTGVFVLVAHLVADILYAFLDPRIRY
- a CDS encoding ABC transporter ATP-binding protein, translating into MKLLLSVKDLKMYYKTKMGYVKAVDGINFDLDAGESLGIVGESGCGKTSISMTVLRLLPDNAEFKAGKVLFDMGNGPVDLVSLPESEMRKYRWRGVSMIFQAAMNSLNPVYRVGDQIVEAIQNHYPEVPVDKAREKVAQLFELVGLDPSRMDQYPHQYSGGMKQRAVIAMALSCDPRVIIADEPTTALDVIVQDRILKEIRIIQKKLNMAMIYISHDIAVIAEVSDKIAVMYAGKFAELADSVTIFKRPMHPYTYGLMHAFPSTVGEKTDLVTIPGEPPNLLNPPKGCRFAPRCPKADKKCENEEPLYVEIEKGHFVACHHPVQPGEVVQFYAE
- a CDS encoding ABC transporter substrate-binding protein; its protein translation is MKKFLALMLLVVAAFAFAQTVNWAFLQEPISLNIWDYLGPNATVWTGYVLSPRYPGLYSYSDVRFDWVPSLAADLPEIVQEGDLWVYTVKLRTDAVWSDGTQFTADDVVWTLNTVRKLITDYGLGGNWASYIDKDYFVKAEKVDDFTVKAYFTQPSLAKANFGALMVPILQKKYWEPKIEEAFKTGNPLQTIYNYDTSDEPILGAFAFKRWEKGAFIEIEARDDYYDKGSVLTLYKNGAVKIENPNTGFVWTGYGEAAGEKELELVTGPYVENIVYRMYLNRSAAITALINGDVSFIFNSLGLQKGEEDQLAKIANVKIIKNSVNGFRYMCFNMRRFPMNIKEFRQAIAALVDREFLTSRVLGGQAFPQYGVVPSGNTFWYNPNVEKLSPGYGLSSGDRRKLAIDLLKKAGFRWVVEPKIEGNNVVRQGRGLIGPDGQRIEQIELLAPGAGYDPMRATMALYIERWANEIGIPIKANLVDFNLIVQRVFDEPFNFDIYMLGWSLGYYPDHVADFFHSRRSGVGDFNAAGYNNPEFDKLADEFLAASDINKARELSFKLQEILAEDLPYLVLFDTPVTEAYRSDQVVFPYEKTLSGLQYVYGTPTLVKAAE
- the tdh gene encoding L-threonine 3-dehydrogenase, with translation MKAITKTHMAAGLKMKDIPEPSNLKPTEVLVKVRKVSICGSDVHIYKWDDWAQKHIKPPMTVGHEFAGIVEAVGEAVTMVKVGDYVAAETHIPCQHCYQCKTNRMHICKDMKILGVDIDGAFAEYVRVPEIVLWKVSKEIPEEFASVMEPFGNAVHTALVEDLTGKTVLITGVGPIGAMAIQVAKASGASLVIASEIKPFRKNLAKINGADVVIDPREENLTQKVMKLTGGDGVDILLEMSGSSTALEQGLQSLTRGGSASILGVFSTRIQIPIDELITFKGIKLFGITGRKMFETWRIADQLLKSKKIDLSKVVTHMISFKDWEKGFELMLNGECGKVVMSVE
- a CDS encoding ABC transporter permease, translating into MMVEAVIKEPLWKIRFKLWLRSFKTNWELFKERKLAVFGLGVIIFFAIFGLIYPLYPVVMKNIFWKDDPYGYQTFLPYDPIVGFDPEVISHPSPPSLRHPLGTDPLGRDILSMVMYSTPREFVLGITAALITVVIGTIIGASSAYYGGVIDTFFMRLADIVMLFPSLALLMVLSAFIDLTLFRLAVIIGLLSGFGSITLVLKAQALTVKVRPFIEAAKSAGASDAYIIFKHIIPNILPLSFLYMMLNVTGAIFTEATLSFLGLANIRMSWGVIIQMAESSGYLMGASIGTFWWLWVPAGACITLLCSAFYFLGRGLEEIVNPRLRKR